Below is a window of Lebetimonas sp. JH292 DNA.
AGTGCCATTAAGTCCTGCTTTTTTAAACTCTTCATCTTTTGCCCACTGAAGTTTGTATTCAAATTTAGCTTCATCAGGATGTTCATAATTTGCAGTATCTACATAATGAGCGCCAGCTTTTAAACAGGCATCCATTATTGCTAAATCCTGATAAGGAAGTGCTACATTTAAGACAATATCACTGTTTGTTTCTTTTATTAGTTTTGCAGTAGCTTCCACATCCATTGCATCAATTTCAGCTGTTTTAACTTCAACTCCAAGGCGATTTTTAATATCTTTTGCTATTTTATCGCATTTAGATTTTGTGCGGCTGGCAAGCACAATATTTTTAAATACATGGTTATTCATAGCAGCTTTAAAAGTGGCAACCCTTCCAACTCCACCAGCTCCAATTATTAGTAAATTACTCATTTTATCTCCTTTATTTTTTTATTTTTAAAATCTCAGCTTCTTCAAAAGAATTTAAAAATTTTTTCTATTAAAAAAAGTTTTTCTTCTAATTACATAAATCATTACATATCCTCCAATTTGAAGTCCCTCCCGTTCCATCTCTTCAAAAAAAGGTTTAGCATCAAATTCTTCTACATTGTGTACCCCTTCAGCCCACCAGATTTTTTTAGCCATCAATTTACAGCCTATAATTGCAGGCACCCCCGTTGTATAACTTACACAATGAGCTCCCGTTTCTTCGATTGCTTTTTCATGGTCGCAAATGTTATAAATATAATATTCTTTATTTTTCCCATCTTTTTTTCCTCTTACAATTACTCCGATATTTGTTTTACCTTTATAATTTTTTACCAATTCTTGTGGGTCAGGTAATACTTTTGCTAAAAATTGAAGTGGAGAAATAGTGCAGTCTTCACAAATTTTAATAGGTTCAATACTGAACATCCCTATATTTTTTAAAGCATTAAAATGATATAAATACCGGTCGCTAAAACACATATAAAATTTAGCTTTTTTTAAGTTAGGAAAATGTTTTACAATACTTTCAAGCTCTTCATGCCATATTAAAATACTTGTAGCTTTCCCGCATTTAGGGTAGTTGTGTTTAGTTTGAATTTCAAACGGTTTTGTTGTATGCCACTCTCCATTTTCCCAGTATTTTCCAGGTAGATTGAGTTCTCTAAGGTTAATTTCAGGGTCAAAATTTGTAGCAAATGTCCTTCCATGACGTCCAAAATTACAGTCATATATTTCAATTTCTTTCAATTCATCCAGCAGGTAATCGGCTGCGTATTTTACCATTATAGAAGTAACACCCGGATCAAACCCGCATCCAAGCAGTGCCATTGTATGAGCTTTTTTGAAATCTTTATCTTTTGCCCATTGTAAATCATAATAAGTATCAGGGTTATCTTCACTCTCAGCTAAGGCTGTATCGAGATAAGCCGCACCTGTTTCAATACATGCATGCATAATTGGCAGATTTTGATAAGGAAGAGCCACATGGCAGACAATATCAATATTTTCTTTTTTTATTAATTCAATTACATTTTCTTTTTTGTTTGCATCAAGAGTATATGTTTTAATATTTATTCCAAGTTTTTCTTTTATATCTTTAGCAATAATGTCGCATTTGATTTTTGTTCTGCTTGCTAATACTATATTTTCAAAAGTGTTTTTGTTTTTTGCCGCTTTAAATGCCGAGACCCTTCCAACTCCGCCGGCTCCGATTATTAAAAGGTTTGCCATTATCCTCCTTTTTTCAAATTATATCATTTTTCAAATAACATTTTGTTATAATTAAAGGCTTTTTATGAAAATCTCTCTTATTCAGCACTCCTTCAAAGGAAGTAAAGAAGCTACAATAAATCATACTGTTGAAATGATAAAAAAATCAAACGGAGAGCTTGTTATTTTGCCGGAACTTCATCAAAGTGAATATTTTTGTAAAAGTGAAGATACTAAATATTTTAAGTATGCTGAGAGTTTTGAAAAAGATATTAAATTCTGGGCCGAAGTGAGTAAAAA
It encodes the following:
- a CDS encoding saccharopine dehydrogenase family protein, encoding MANLLIIGAGGVGRVSAFKAAKNKNTFENIVLASRTKIKCDIIAKDIKEKLGINIKTYTLDANKKENVIELIKKENIDIVCHVALPYQNLPIMHACIETGAAYLDTALAESEDNPDTYYDLQWAKDKDFKKAHTMALLGCGFDPGVTSIMVKYAADYLLDELKEIEIYDCNFGRHGRTFATNFDPEINLRELNLPGKYWENGEWHTTKPFEIQTKHNYPKCGKATSILIWHEELESIVKHFPNLKKAKFYMCFSDRYLYHFNALKNIGMFSIEPIKICEDCTISPLQFLAKVLPDPQELVKNYKGKTNIGVIVRGKKDGKNKEYYIYNICDHEKAIEETGAHCVSYTTGVPAIIGCKLMAKKIWWAEGVHNVEEFDAKPFFEEMEREGLQIGGYVMIYVIRRKTFFNRKNF